Genomic window (Roseivirga sp. 4D4):
TGATCTTCACGATTGATGTATTGATCAACCAGTTTTTGGGCGACAGGAGCTTCGAATTCAGGTTCTTCGGTTAACGAAACTCTTACAGTATCCCCAAGGCCATCTTCGAGCAAAGTACCGATACCCACTGCTGACTTGATCCTTCCATCTTCGGCCTCACCGGCTTCCGTCACACCTAAGTGGAGTGGATAGGGCTTTAGACCCTCTTCATCCAGCTTTTGAACAAGCAATCGATAGGCCTCCACCATGACTTGAGCATTGCTAGACTTCATAGAAATCACAATTTGATCAAAGTCTAAATCTTCGCAAATGCGCAAAAACTCAAGGGCTGACTCAACCATTCCCAAAGCGGTATCTCCGTACCTACTCATGATTCTATCGGAAAGAGAACCATGATTGGTACCGATCCTCATGGCGGTGCCATGTGCCTTACAAAGTTCAACCAGTGGAGTAAACCGATCTCTTATACGTTGAAGTTCGGCTTCATAGGTCTCATCGGTATACTCGATGTTCTCAAATTTCTTTTTATCGGCATAGTTACCCGGATTCACCCTAACCTTTTCGACTATCTGTGCCGCTAGTTCAGCAGCATTTGGTGTGAAGTGGATGTCAGCCACCAGTGGAACATTGTATCCCCTCTTTCTCAGTTCGGCCTTAATATGCCTAAGGTTCTCGGCTTCCTTCAAGCTTGGTGCTGTAATACGGACTAATTCACAGCCTGCCTCCACCATTCTGATGGTCTGCTCCACTGAACCCATTGTATCCATAGTGTCAATGGTAGTCATAGACTGTACAACAATCGGATTATCACCACCTATTATCACATCGCCAACCTTCACAGGGATCGACTTTCTACGGTGGTATTTGACAAGGCTCTTGCAGTAATTTTTAACTGAGGCTACGCTAGAATTCATGGATTTCTGATTGCTTCAAAGTTAACCTGAAATGAGGTGTTTTGTTGCAATTTTGTTAACTCTTAAATATCTCCCAGCTGTGGTCTAAGTAGTATCTCTTCTACCACTGTATTCTTAGAAAGAGCATGTGCCGCATAAATGGCATCGGCAACGTCCGTGGCCTTCATAAACCTGTCTTCAGGCAACTCCACTCCATCCCAACTGTTGGTATAAGTAGCTCCAGCGAGTATCGAGGTTACCCTTACACCATGTTCTTTCATTTCTTCTCTTAAGGCCTTTGTAAATCCATGCAATGCAAACTTTGAAATCGAATAACTGCCGCCATTTGCATAAGACTGAATCCCCGCGATGGAACCGGTAGTGAACACATGACCTTCTTTTCTTTTTTTCATGCCTTCAATAAAGGCTCTGGTCAGGTAGTACGCACTGTATAAGTTGGTCTCAATCATTTGCTCAAGGCTGCCCTCTGCCTCATCATGAACCGAACCAGGAATGAAGACCCCCGTATTATTGAGCAGCACATCTACAGGCTGACTATGTGCTTTGACAAAGTCAGCAAAAGCTCCCAGCTGCCTCATATCAGACATGTCAGCAGGCTTTACATAAATAGATCCCGGACCATTCTGTCCTTCTAAACTACTTTTAAGGTTTAGCAGGTCATCTTCACTTCTTGCACAAGTTGCAACATCAAAACCTTCTTTATGAAACTTCTCTACCGTAGCCCTGCCAATTCCCTTGGTGCCACTACTAATCACTGCCAGTTTTCGCATGTTTGTCGCTTTATTACATAAAGTTAATCTGTTATTGTCAAAACACTCGTTGTAATGATGTAGTAAAATGAGAATTCCTTTTTTGCCGATTTGAAGGCACTCTTAGGGCAAGTTTTACTATTTTACCGATGATTGATTCCAACAGGAATAAATTAGATTCATGAGAAAACTCGGAGAATACATTTTATTTCTTGGTGCACTCTTTAAGAACCCTGAGTCTTTCAGGACTTATGCCAAATTAATTCTGGACGAATGCGTCTTGATAGGTATCAACAGTATTGTCCTTGTCTCCATCGTTTCGGTGTTTATGGGAGCGGTATCCACACTCCAAACTGCCTATAACTTGGTTAACCCTTTGATACCGGATAATGTCATCGGTTTAGTTGTAAGAGACTTGACGATTTTAGAATTGGCACCGACCATTACGGGGATCATTTTCGCAGGTAAGGTAGGCTCCAGTATTGCCGGTAACCTAGGTACCATGAGAATTACTGAACAAATTGATGCATTGGAAGTAATGGGCATAAATTCCGTTTCTTATCTAGTGTTACCAAAAATTGTAGCGACATTATTCATGTACCCATTCTTGGTTATTCTGGCAGGAACCTTAGCCATTTCTGGTGGTTATCTGGCAGCGAAGTTTGGTGGTGTCCTAGCCCCTGCCGACTACTTCATTGGATTGAAACTTGAGTTTAATACGTTCAGTGTCTATTTCGCGCTTATCAAATCTGTGGTATTCGCATTTCTTGTATCGTCCATTTCGGCCTACATGGGTTTTTTTACCAAAGGTGGAGCCCTAGAGGTAGGACAGTCCAGTACGCGTGCGGTTACCGTAAGTTGTATTGCGATTTTGTTAAGTGATTTTGTACTCGCTCAATTACTCCTTGTCTGATGATAGAAGTTAAAAACCTTACGAAGTCCTTTGCAGACAAGACGGTCATACAAGACATCAATGGTGTCTTTGAACAAGGAAAAACCAGTATGATCATTGGTGCGAGCGGATCGGGAAAAAGTGTAATGCTCAAGAATATCGTGGGGCTTTTTATGCCCGACAGTGGAGAGGTTCTTTACAATGGAAGGAATTTTATTGGTGCCGATCGTGACACCAAAACCGATATCCGTAGGGAAATTGGAATGCTTTTTCAAGGCGGGGCTCTCTTCGATTCAAAGAATGTGGAACAGAATGTCAAGTTTCCACTTGACGTTTTAACTGATATGCCTGAAGACGAGAAGTTGGATCGGGTCAACTTTATCTTAAAAAGAGTAAAGCTTGAAAACACCAACAAGAAAATGCCTTCAGAAATCAGTGGAGGTATGCAAAAGCGCGTAGGAATTGCCAGAGCAATCGTAAACAACTCAAAGTATCTCTTCTGTGATGAACCCAACTCGGGACTTGACCCTCAGACTTCAATAAAAATTGATCAATTGCTTCAAGAGATCACGGATGAGTATAATATAACTACCATCATCGTGACCCACGACATGAACTCAGTCATGGAAATTGGGGAATATATTCTCTTTATTTCCAATAGCCGAAAGTTATGGGAAGGAACCAACAATGACATCATCCACTCCGGAGTTCAAGAATTAGATGACTTTGTCTTTGCCAATAAGATGATGCGCAAATTCAAATCAATGCATTAGTTATGAGTGCCAACGAGCAAGGGCTCCAGAAATTAATCACAAAACGGGTAGTGGTCATCGGGTGGCTAATTCTGGCTGTCGGAATTGGTTTATTAGTAGCCGCAATCACGAATGGCTTCTCTGAACCAATAGTGATCAGCCAGAACTTTGCTGTCATTCCATTTCTCTTGTTTGCATTCTTCGTAATGCTGAGGGTAAATATCATTTACCTTAAGAAATCAAGGTCCTAAGCCTACCTTTCTACGGCATACTCATCTGGTAGTGTATCCCACTCATTGAAGGATCCATCATAGAGTCTTGCCTGAAAGCCTAAATATTTGGCAATGGTATAAATGGTAGACGCTCTTAAACCCACGTGGCAATAGGCTACAACCTGTTCGCCTTTCCCTACTCCCTGAGCCGCGTACATCTGAGCTAAGACAGTCTTGTCCTTTACGAACATGTTTTCATCTACTATATCGAGCCAGCATATATTACCAGCCCCCATAATATGCCCCCCACGTTTATACTGACCCATTTCAGTTCCGTTATAAAATACATCTCGTCTGGCATCGATTAGGTTGATTTTATCCTTACCTGCAGACTTTCGGGCATAATTCTTATCCACCTTGATTTTCTTCTTTGGCTTAAGCTTAAGTTTACCTGTTGTCTCGGATATCGCTGGTTTGTCTGTACTAAGGGCCAAGTCATTGGCTTTCCATCCTTTGAGGCCACCATCCAGTATTCTTACACGATCGGACAGTCCAAAATAGTCTAGTGTAAAAAACAATCTAAACGTAGCTGCATGATCATTTCCTCCATAATAAAGGATCAGCTGAGAGTCATTCGTTACTCCTTTGGACCTGAGGGTAGAATCCATCTTACTCAGTTCGGGCAGTTCCCAATAAAGTCCATCTCTCACCACAGTATACTCTTGGGGGACTATTGAAATAGCTCCTTCTATATGCCCCTCCTCATACGATTTAGGGTCCGCAACGTGAAGCAGCACTAAGTCATCATCAGACTGATGAGTTTGGAACCATTGCTGGTCTACAAATATTTCATTTGACTTTTTCTGACTAAATAAAGTGGTGATTGAAAAGCAAAAAGTGAGGATCAAAATGGCAGCTCGCGTCTTCATAAAAAATAGTTTGGTCAGTACTAAGATACGGGATGGTGCAATTATGGATTAGTCAAAATCGGGCTTTAACCTTTTATTAACACTTACTAGAACAATGCGCTCACCTGTACTCTTCCCAAATGAATAGCACTGTTGTCGGCCGATTTTCTTCCGTCATACCTTAGCACCAACTGAAGGCCTTTCCCCAATTTCTGTTGCCAATTTACATTCCAAGTAAGATTCTGACCTGGCCTGAGTGCCTCTAAAAGTTCATAACCTGTTGGTGTATTTTCGGTGCCAGAGAAATCAATATTCACAAAACGGAACCCACTCGTTAGGGTAGTTTTGGCAGCTTTGGCAAAACGCATACTAATTTCTAATTCCCTAAGTGTCGCTGTTTCTCCATTGCCTTCAGAAAATACGTTTTGCTTTTCCTTTTGGGACAGCTTACCTGTGAACCGGAATGTCCTGAAGGGTTGCCAGGTAAGCGAAGGTTGAAATGTAGTTTGTTCTATCTGATAGTTTCGCTCTGTCAATACATCGGAAGAGTTACTTCTATTTCCATCAATGTAGTTGATGTCGAGATTAAGCGACTTGTTAATATTCCATCGAATATGAGTCCTGATATCACGATTCGCTCTTCTCTCAAAACCATTAAGAAGGAGTTGCTTGTTCTGAATTTGGGCGATACCGATATCTGCACCGAATTTGGTATTGGAACGATTGAAAAATAGGGTTGAACGAACACTCTCATTTAAACCGAGTATGAGCGAATCAGGAACATTGGTTGGCAGTAATCTACTACCCAGGTCATCGTCAGTGATTTTGGAATTGAGTGACCATGCTGTACTATTGGAAAAGTGAGCAATGAATTTCTTAAATCCGGTTTCACTATTCCATGTTCGCGGGAAATTCAAATTGAATCTATACGAAATGATGGTATTAAAGGCCTCCTCAAAAGTATCGGTTGGCACAAAGATCTTTGCGTAATTCTTCTCATCAGGGTTGATTGCCAAATAGAACTCATTCAAGTCCTGAATACCATCGCCATTATCATCTCTCCAAGTATGTGTTCCCTGACCAGTGGCTACTTGAATAAAGATAAATTCCCTTCTCAACTCACGACTGTTTGATAGGTTATAATTAAGCTCAGACCGAATGATTCGGTCGAAAAATGACCCTGTCCAATCAACTCGCCCCATAATCGTTTCATCATTCCTATCCAATCCACTCTCATTGAGATTCTCTAGATTTCGATAAGTGAAGAGCAATGAGAGCCTGTTATTGCTATCAAAATTGGTCTTAAAAAAGGCATTCCATGTTTCTGATTGATTGTTATCGAGCAATACTCCGTTTATAGGGAGACGGTCTTCCCTACTTTGATAGTCAATACCGTAGGTTGTTCTAAGGGTATCTGCATTCTTCAAATAGAATGTATGCTCAGAAAAATTCATAGCCGTACTTACTACTCGATTGTCCAACTGGTTTCTTACCGCGTTCCTGTCCTGCTGATATCGGTAACCTGGAATAAACCATCGGCTGGCATAGGCAATATCCAGCTTGACTCTATTCCATTCAGAATCAAGAACAACTTGATCGTTTCTCATCAAATAAGCATTCAGCTGGGTTTGAATTCTACCAAACTGCTTAGATACATTGAAGTAATGCTGAAAACCATCCACAGCCTCGCCTCTTTTTCGTCTAACTAGTCGATAGTCAAAATTATTCAGCCTGTCTTTGGACAAATTGACCTGAGCGTTCAGGATATTTTCAGAAAAGTTCTGCGTAAAATCGTTGGGATTAAAGCTCCAATCTCGATCAAATTCTATGTACCGAAGCCGATCGACAAAGGAGAACGACTCGCTGTTATACTCGAATGAAACTTCAGAGTTGAACTGGTAATTAGGCAGTAACCGAACGGATCTATCCTTTGTTCTGTGTATAACTTTAAAAGCAGTGCCATTATCGTCTTCTGAGTCTTCCTCAGAAAAGAGATTCAAATCATTTTGTGATAGCGCCAATTCTGCTTCGACAACATCATGGTCATTCAGTTTTGCGGCACCACCAATAGTGAACATTGCCTTCTGATTCGGGGCGTTAAGAATGGAAATAGGCTCGAAGTTGCCTTGCGCCACACCATTCACCGGAGGAACCCACTCATAAATCCGCCCATTGGAAGTGGTACTTAAGAGGCGGTAGTTTCCCTGCATATTACCAACTTCCGAAAATTGCACATCGAAGAAAGCGCTATCTGGATTAGTCGAATATTGGAAAATATCATAGGACAAATTATCTGCATCACGACCTATCGTCCTTCTATAGAGGATCAAGTCAGGGGTAAATCCAATACTATCTACACGACTGGTAAATGCCTGATCCAAATCATCTCCTGCATCCGCAAGGATTCGTTTCTCCTCATTACTCAATTCAAAAGCCAAAGGTTGATTTCTGTTGTCCTTCTCACTGTAATAGTTGAGTGAAAATTTTAGGTTGTCGTTTTCTTGGTAGTGACTGGCCTGAAAGATAGAACGTGTGTAATTCTGGTCTGAAAATTCAAAATCGACTCTTATTCGAGTAAACTGAGTGATCAGCACCTTATTGGTGAAGGTTATTTCTCCCAAATTATAGTCGATCACATAATCATTTTCAAAACCTCTTGTTTTTTGTTCTCCATCGATGAATACCTTCTCTGATCCCGCCAGAATAATCAGGAACCTTTCATTCTGTGCTCCCCTGACTCGGTAAGGACCCAGCACACCTTCAATTGGCTCGATTGAGGTTGAAGCAAAACGACCTTTGGCCACAGAACCGGCCAATGACGTCCGGGCCTTAAAACCATTGGACAAATCATAGTCAATCTTAAATTGGGCACCTTGAACATTCTTGTAATACCGAAGAAAATTGGACTCTCCATTTCTTAGTACCACATCGCCCGCTTTCAGCGAAAACTTATCGTTATAGAGTTCGATGAATACATTATCGAAGTCTTGAAGTTGCTGAGTATTGCCTTCAGGCTGAAAAGGCACATTACGATCTGTGATTACTGCCCGAAGGTTAACGTTTTCAGTGAGTTGCCCTTCCATTTGAAGGTTTAGTGTAGAATTTACAAATACGTCCTGGCGATTTCCGAAGGATACTCCTCGGGTAATACTACCCGTCTTGGTAATACTTTCAGTCGATACTATTTCTTCTCTGACTGGCAGTGCGAGCGCTTCTTGATACAGCACCGCATCTTTGAAAAGCGCTGTGGAATCATAGATGTCTAAAGTTCTATTTGCCTTCGGGGTATGGAGATCGAATGGCAGCGTCCTATAACAAACCCGGACAGAATCAAACCCCTGATTGGGAATTCTGATACTATTTGTATTAAGATTAAAACTGTACCTGATCTCGGAATTCGGTTCTTTGATTTTGATGGACTCGGGGTAGACAGTAAGCGAGTCAAGGACAACTTCTCCATCAAACGTGGATATCCATTTACAGACCGTACCTGTCTGTGCCTTTAGCGAAACACTGAGCAAGAGTGTAACCAAGAAAACAAGTGAACCACGAAGCACAATCAATCGGTTAGCGGAAACTCCAGGTAGAAGGTTGTCCCCTTTCCAAGAGTTGAGTCAAACCAAATACTCCCACCGGCATGTTCTACCCCACGTTTGGCAATGGCTAACCCAATGCCAGAACCTTCTTCCTTAGTACTAAATTTAGGGATAAATATCTTCTCCTTGATGTCTTCAGGGATACCATTACCGTTATCTTCAAAGGTAATTCTGGCCTTATTATGGGTAACCAAAAGTTCTATGGAGAGCCTTCCTGGTCTATCTTCATTGAGAGACTGCTCAGCATTTAGAATAAGGTTATTGAATATCCTTCCCAACAGTTTACTATCTCCCATAACCCAAACTGGTTGCTTAGGTATATTGGTTTTTATCTCAGCTTTATTGCCCTTAAAGAGTCTTACCGACTTTCGTAGCTCTTCAACCAAATCCAAACGCTCACTGATTGGCATTGGCATCTTGGCAAAAGATGAGAAAGACGTGGCTATGTCGCTCAAAGTCTCCACCTGATTAAGCAAGCTGTCAATAGGCATATTGAAGTCATTGCCAACATCAGGTGCCTGACTCAATACCCTTTTTAGATGCTGCAATTTCAGCTTCATCGGAGTTAATGGATTCTTAATCTCATGGGCAACCTGTTGTGCCATTTCCCGCCAGGCACTTTCTTTCTCACTCAAAGCCAATGCCTTCTTACTCTTTTCAAGGTTAAGGAGCATCTTATTATACTCTCGAACCATAAGCCCGATTTCATCATTGGCTTGCCATTCCAAGGGCTCGTTGAGGGTGGAAAGTGTAGTAGACTTGATCTTCTGGGTTAAGTATTTAAAAGGATATGTGAGAATTCTTGAAGCGAGAAATGACAATACCACGAAAATCACGAAGATGAAGGTGAAGGCATTGAGAATGTTAGAGAGTATATCTCGTTGTTCTGCCTTTAGTTGTTCTTCAGAATCAAAGAATGGCATTGTCAGAATACCCAGGAGTCTATTGTCCTCATTGGACCGAATACCATAGAATGTTGAACGGTAATCTAACTCGCCCACTCTTTCAATACTCAATTGTTCCTTATTTCCCGATTCAACTATATTGGCCATAGCGCTGGGGTTTGCGAATGGTGCTAGTATTTCATTTTCAAAAATGAGTCGCTGATTCGTAGCGATCAGCCTCCCATTCGTATTAAAGAGGTTAATGTCTGCCTGAGCATAGAGGCTTATTTCAGTGATCCTGTCTTCGAGGGTTTCGTTGTTTTCATTTTGACCTTCCAAAAAGTCCTGCAATTGATTGGCTAGATTGGCCGCAGCACTTTCGGTAATAGACAAATATTGTGTATCAATTTTCTCTTCAACGGTCTTATTGACCAGTCGCAACACCACTATACTCACAATGATCAATGGAAGGAAGAAGGCGAAGTTTAGCAGAATCTGAATTTTGGCAGAGAGTGTGGTACTCGTTTTTTGAAGGTTATAGAACATGGCACTTACTCCAAAAACAAGGATGATGGCAGCTACCATAAAGAGAAAGAAGATGGCAAAGTTGGTAATGAGGTACTTGGGAGGATATAACCTGTTACTGATGATATAGACTTGATTTTCACCATTACCCTCTACTCCCAAATGATGATGCCCTGCAAGGGAAATCCCTTCTTGATACAAAAGTGAATCTGAGAGGAGGCTAAAATTGAAATTGCGCTGGTAATTAAAATCGCCCGTGGTCGACTCAAGTACATTACCATTGTATACTCCATAATCAAAATGCATTCCATCCTCTTCAAAGTCATCATCTAAGAGGAGTCTTGGCAATATGCTATTGTTCAATTGCTCTTTTCTATCGAGTCTTACGAGTATATAGCCGATGGTTGTATTGTATCGCTGAATCTCAGAGAACAGGTAGTATTGATTGAGACGAACGGGGTAGTTTTCACGATAAAAATAGAGTCCCTCAAAATCCGTGGCATTTACGGGTCGGGCATAGGTATCTACCAAACCCTGATAGTCAATCGATGTATTACTATTGATTGGCCTTCCTGTGCCATTAAATAGCAATATCTCAATCTCATACTTATCAAAGTACTCACCCAAATAAACACGTTGAATTAGTCTTCTTATTTGATCCTTAGATCCGAATGGGCTCGTAATCCCGGTTTGGATCCTAATATCTTGTTCAATACTCTCCTTTGCTTTTGACAAGAGAAATTCTGCTGCAATATCTTCTTCTGTGGAAAGACGAGTTGCAAGCGCACGTTTATCCTGCAAATTCTCACTTCTGATATGTCTCATTAAAATGGAAGTAGAAACGCTCGCCATGAGAAAGGCTGCAATAAAAAAATAGAGAAAGGTATTATAGTTAACCTTGTCTATGTGCTCTGATAGGTTGAAGTTATATACAATCAGCAAGTAGCCCATCAAGAAACCGACAAGCATAAGGTGCTGCATCTCAAGAGATATTGCCATTATAACAGCAGCTAACAAAATCATGCTAAGGCCAGTATTAACGAGTCGAGGTTTCGAGATATTTCTAAGTGTTCGACTGAGGTATTGTCCTATAAGAAAGACCATAATGGCTTTGATGAATAGGGCAAAATAGACCAAGAGCTTAAAGGGGCTGTAGCTGATATCCCGAGCGACATCAAATGACCATTGCGAGTTCAGTAGAATGGATTCCACTTCTGAGATATAGTAGAATAAAATGGTTACTAACAATATCAGAGGAAGAATCACTGCCCTGAATGAAACTACCAGAGTCTGAGTTTGTCTTTTAGTAAATACTTTATAACCATACCCAACTACTACTAAAAGGGCGACTTGATTTAATATAAAGTCACCCAAAGAAGGTTGCCACCAGCTCGCTGCAAAACTATCAGGTTGAAACAAGGACCACTCTATAACAC
Coding sequences:
- a CDS encoding SDR family oxidoreductase, with translation MRKLAVISSGTKGIGRATVEKFHKEGFDVATCARSEDDLLNLKSSLEGQNGPGSIYVKPADMSDMRQLGAFADFVKAHSQPVDVLLNNTGVFIPGSVHDEAEGSLEQMIETNLYSAYYLTRAFIEGMKKRKEGHVFTTGSIAGIQSYANGGSYSISKFALHGFTKALREEMKEHGVRVTSILAGATYTNSWDGVELPEDRFMKATDVADAIYAAHALSKNTVVEEILLRPQLGDI
- a CDS encoding MlaE family ABC transporter permease, whose protein sequence is MRKLGEYILFLGALFKNPESFRTYAKLILDECVLIGINSIVLVSIVSVFMGAVSTLQTAYNLVNPLIPDNVIGLVVRDLTILELAPTITGIIFAGKVGSSIAGNLGTMRITEQIDALEVMGINSVSYLVLPKIVATLFMYPFLVILAGTLAISGGYLAAKFGGVLAPADYFIGLKLEFNTFSVYFALIKSVVFAFLVSSISAYMGFFTKGGALEVGQSSTRAVTVSCIAILLSDFVLAQLLLV
- a CDS encoding ABC transporter ATP-binding protein — translated: MIEVKNLTKSFADKTVIQDINGVFEQGKTSMIIGASGSGKSVMLKNIVGLFMPDSGEVLYNGRNFIGADRDTKTDIRREIGMLFQGGALFDSKNVEQNVKFPLDVLTDMPEDEKLDRVNFILKRVKLENTNKKMPSEISGGMQKRVGIARAIVNNSKYLFCDEPNSGLDPQTSIKIDQLLQEITDEYNITTIIVTHDMNSVMEIGEYILFISNSRKLWEGTNNDIIHSGVQELDDFVFANKMMRKFKSMH
- a CDS encoding sulfurtransferase, with product MKTRAAILILTFCFSITTLFSQKKSNEIFVDQQWFQTHQSDDDLVLLHVADPKSYEEGHIEGAISIVPQEYTVVRDGLYWELPELSKMDSTLRSKGVTNDSQLILYYGGNDHAATFRLFFTLDYFGLSDRVRILDGGLKGWKANDLALSTDKPAISETTGKLKLKPKKKIKVDKNYARKSAGKDKINLIDARRDVFYNGTEMGQYKRGGHIMGAGNICWLDIVDENMFVKDKTVLAQMYAAQGVGKGEQVVAYCHVGLRASTIYTIAKYLGFQARLYDGSFNEWDTLPDEYAVER
- a CDS encoding HAMP domain-containing sensor histidine kinase, which codes for MSNQQGFFRTNKFLIISIVLVMITLIIDEAIFSDQSRRVDPQTTITQNLHTALGQLDNHIERVSDIAILDLNRLFNRFTNDEELPYFIYENGNVIYWSTNRFVPKYGTLGGTYLYKFLELKSGQYVARRKVINSAQNRVVEIFALLPLSSDVVLNDSFLEYGLNGEVFGRSSFTLSSEESIPEKNISSPEGSFLFSFDGTERMKIDYPSFSTFIFLLYLISIAAFIWSGFVYSHKLVARGRPYLGVGLIAVFMLVVRLSMLRYEYPLSVIEWSLFQPDSFAASWWQPSLGDFILNQVALLVVVGYGYKVFTKRQTQTLVVSFRAVILPLILLVTILFYYISEVESILLNSQWSFDVARDISYSPFKLLVYFALFIKAIMVFLIGQYLSRTLRNISKPRLVNTGLSMILLAAVIMAISLEMQHLMLVGFLMGYLLIVYNFNLSEHIDKVNYNTFLYFFIAAFLMASVSTSILMRHIRSENLQDKRALATRLSTEEDIAAEFLLSKAKESIEQDIRIQTGITSPFGSKDQIRRLIQRVYLGEYFDKYEIEILLFNGTGRPINSNTSIDYQGLVDTYARPVNATDFEGLYFYRENYPVRLNQYYLFSEIQRYNTTIGYILVRLDRKEQLNNSILPRLLLDDDFEEDGMHFDYGVYNGNVLESTTGDFNYQRNFNFSLLSDSLLYQEGISLAGHHHLGVEGNGENQVYIISNRLYPPKYLITNFAIFFLFMVAAIILVFGVSAMFYNLQKTSTTLSAKIQILLNFAFFLPLIIVSIVVLRLVNKTVEEKIDTQYLSITESAAANLANQLQDFLEGQNENNETLEDRITEISLYAQADINLFNTNGRLIATNQRLIFENEILAPFANPSAMANIVESGNKEQLSIERVGELDYRSTFYGIRSNEDNRLLGILTMPFFDSEEQLKAEQRDILSNILNAFTFIFVIFVVLSFLASRILTYPFKYLTQKIKSTTLSTLNEPLEWQANDEIGLMVREYNKMLLNLEKSKKALALSEKESAWREMAQQVAHEIKNPLTPMKLKLQHLKRVLSQAPDVGNDFNMPIDSLLNQVETLSDIATSFSSFAKMPMPISERLDLVEELRKSVRLFKGNKAEIKTNIPKQPVWVMGDSKLLGRIFNNLILNAEQSLNEDRPGRLSIELLVTHNKARITFEDNGNGIPEDIKEKIFIPKFSTKEEGSGIGLAIAKRGVEHAGGSIWFDSTLGKGTTFYLEFPLTD